The Gossypium arboreum isolate Shixiya-1 chromosome 6, ASM2569848v2, whole genome shotgun sequence DNA window AGTTGAACTCTCTCTAAACtttccctatataaagagagcctgTATCATTATTCTCACACATTTGAATTCAAGAAGagttgtagagagaaaaatcTCTGAAAAAACTAttccagaaaatttctagagatttttttgttatttacaacttgaccccaaaagtttagagaaattgtaaAATTGCTTCATtggtaattttttgaaaaaaagttTTTGATTCGAAGCGAGTCCACATTTAATAGACGTGAGCTTGAGGTTAGCGAAGAAGACCACTTGGTCAAAGCATTCATCCTAGATGAATAAAAAAGGTACgaattttgattaaatgtttatTACTTCAGATAACAAAACCAAGTTCTTActttggaaaaaaattaaaactctaatTTTTCCTTTAAACCTATTTTCCGCTGCATTTTCCAAACCCAATCTTCCAACAAGAAGGCCATGTGGTACATTGAAGTAGAAGAAATCAAATTagctaaaataaaaattgaacaaGTGGATAAAATCCAGAATAAGGATAAACCATATCATCTAAATGGGGAAATGGACAGAATTAGTTACAAAAATGATAGTAAGGACACAAAAGATTAACAATCTCCGAGAAAGAAGCGAGATTAGAATTCCTTCTATTCGAAGTTTGAATAGTGGATATCCTACAATGGGATGCTTTTCACAAGATGGGGTTTACAGAATCAAATTGACTTAAGGATTGAAGGGTGCATCAAAGATAAAACTCCAACACCTTTCtaacctttttttttcctttttatagaTTTCACCAACCATCATTTCAGACCAACCTTCAAAAATTGGCCTTAACAATTATATAAAATGTTGACCTAAAACAGTTGCTAAGCAACAAGTTTAGTATTAATAAACGTAACAGGAGAAGTTGGCATTTTGCAAGCACTGCGAAAATACAAAGTAAATAGGGGACAACAAAGTTTGTTTACTCAATTACATTTTTCTACATCTGTAAAGCCTAGCTCAATGAGAAGTATTCACTATCTTCAGACACTTATAACCAGTTGTTTTAAACTTATCACACCTTAGTGAAAATTTCCTTACTGTTGTACCTTTGAAGATTAGAACTTTCACTACTAAATTCTCCCTCTGAGAACTTAACTTGTAAAACCACAACACATAGGTTTTACAATCAAATCCACTCTTACAAGATAATGTTCCTCACTTGAGTAGATTAAGCGCTTTCAATAAAAGTACATCAACCTATACATGTCTCTTAATCATATAGTGTTTTCGAGACCTGCTAACATAATGTAGATCAATCACAGTCCTTTCTAAAATGTAGCTAAAAtagcttaataataataataataataataataataataataataataataataataaaggtaaCATAGATGTAGTTTGATCCAATCCAACTTCCTCAATGCAATGGATTAAATAGACTTGATCCGATCTAATTCTTCAAATAGGTTTCCTCCAAGTAATATGATCTTCATTGATGAGCTAAATATAATCCACAATCTTAGCTCAACTTAAAGATATGGTTCAATAAATTATCAATCTTCTAATATGACAAATTGCTAATTGTTGCAGTAATAAAAGAAGTGGGCACTTCCTCAAATATATCTCAACAACTCTAAATATTTCAAAGATAGAACTATCTTGGTTGCTTAACTAGCctaaatattttgttttctttttctcaattttAACAAATGATATACAAATGATATATGGCCAGCTGCCTGCCTTCTAATATATATCTAAACGTTTCCTAGGTGAAAGGGAAATGTGTATGTATAGTTATatgtaaaaatgaaattatataagGAGCATGATATCGTCAGTGGTGAAAGAACATGTATTAATTCTAAGATTCATGATTATGGCAATTGGCAAAGTTGTGGGGTGCTGCATTTGTCTCTTGCCTGAACAATGCATTGAATGTTTTTTGGCAAGACTAAGGTAGTGAAGAATGGAGATATATCACATGTATACATATATGTCTTTCTCATGAAAACTGTAGCCCTTCTCTTCTAGTACTCATATTTATGTATGCACCGCATGCTCCAATTTTCCTTATATAAAATATTCCCTCATATAGAACTATATATATCTGAAGATATAATGCTCTTTGTATTCTCTGACTGTATCATGCGTCACCATATCTGTCATCTTACTAGCAAATTCTAGGTATATactagaaaagaaaaggtttaacCAATTTAATCCTATGGTTCACCATAATGCTAATTTACAGTTTAATAAAGATTCAtagagaaattaaattatattgtgTTATTATAATACTAGAAATTAAGATTAGAATTTGTGTGAAGATGATCAGATTTTTGGgtcaataaattatatatattgtatatagtACTAACTAACATGAAGGTCACAATCTGTGAGAAGATCACAATTGGGATCAAtttttgttttatatgtttaaattaatgaaatattatatgaataatttGTGTGGCTATCATGAAATATTGAAAGAAGTCTATCTTTTCTGTTCTTTCGAAATGACATCAAAAGGTGAGTAAAAAATTCCTGCAGATAgggtttttttaaatttattattattcctTTAAATATTTCTGAATAGGATGGAGCAGTAGCCTAGCATTCCATACTTCTccttttatttcctttttgtCTTTTTTAAACATGTTGGTTCTGGTCTCTCATATATATCAAATCACGTGAACCTGTTATTTCTTTGCTCTCCCTCTCTCTCTAAAGTGGTTTACCCTTCAATAGCATAATACCCCTCCTTTTTttctttgcctttttttttttcgatCCTCCACCTTTACTGGACAACACCAACAACATATCATTGCTGTTCATCACCTGATCTCTCTCCCTAATGTCTTCTAGTAATTGCTATTCATCCCTTTATCCTTTTCCTTTTGACCTTAACGAAGATGATCAACACCAACACCACCACCTTTTTACCTTTAAATCTCAAccttcttcctcttcttcttcctcaacTGTTCATCACCTAGGAGCAGGTTCTTGTCAAAGGGAACCCCAGGAGTTTCAAGATCAGGTGATATTATAATTACCACttcactcttttattttattaaaatttaatgtgATGATCACTTAGGGTTATGATATGATCATTTTGTTTAGGCTAAGATATATGTTTCAAAAGATGGGGCATTGGAGAACAGTGACTGCGGACTCAAGTTATCATTATGGAAAAAAGAAGAAAGGGTCGAAAGTGATCATCACCATGAGGACAGTTCTACTAAGTGGATGCCTTCAAAGCTGAGGATTTTGAGGAAGATGATGAGTTCCCATCACACCGATTTATCGAAAAGCTCTTCGCCGAAAATCGAAGACCAGAAGCTTCAGAATCAGCCCTCACCATCTCCAGATAACAGCTGCAACTCTTCCTACAATAATGATATCAACAACAATCCAAGTAGGGTTTGTGCTGATTGCAACACAACTAAGACTCCTCTTTGGAGGAGTGGCCCTAGAGGTCCCAAGGTATAGTTGAATTTCCACTCGTTTCTAATCAATACCCTATACAATTGCTACATAACTTTTGAGATAATtaattgacttttttttttttttctgtttttcaCCTTTTGGTCGCACTGCAGTCTCTTTGCAACGCCTGCGGAATTCGACAAAGAAAAGCGAGACGAGCAATGGCTGCAGCGGCAGCGGCAACAGCGTCCAATGGAACTATTGTTGCAACTGAGACAACGACAAGCATGAAGAATAAGGTTCAAAACAAGGCCAAGAGATCAAGTAATGGTTGTGTTGCAACGTTAaagaacaaaaagtgcaaactcAGTTCCCAATCCCAAGGTAGAAACAAGCTTTGTTTTGAGGACTTGAGGATAATATTGAGCAAGAGCTCGGCTTTTCATGGAGTTTTCCCTCAGGATGAGAAAGAAGCCGCGATCCTACTGATGGCCTTATCATATGGACTTGTTCATGGTTGAATTTCTCAAAGTCGCTAGCCTAGCTTTTATGTTGTTGGTTTTATTCTTAATTAGCTTTAATAATAATGTTATAGTAACTGAGTTTGTATGTCTGAGTTTCAAGGAAATTaagatatgaaattggtgtgaggGAAACAAAAAACAGCAATGTTTGGAGCTTGAatcttttatattaaattatatatatatattatgttgtGAACTTCATAATAAATTACATTTCAAGGCTTTTATTTCCACATCTCTCTCCCTCTCGTTGGTTTCATTATTATTTATCATACAACTTTTAAGGATTAGAGTTCAAAAATCAATAAACCGTCAAGAGTacttaataaataattattagattttGGCCATGAAAGAGTCAACTTGTAGGGTCACGCGAAGAACCATTTTCCAGTTATACAGTTTTTTTCATTGTTATTGTATACAAATAGAATGATATGAATAGCAATTTAGGAAGAAAACAGTAAAGGTCTGATAATGGGGTTTTGCAGAGGAACTTTATTCATGGATAATGGTGATGAATCAAAGGGTAGCCAAGCTAGAGTTAGCAGCTTTGGGGGTTTTCTATGGTCATGTTGGACGATCTAGAAGTCTCTCAGAAGACAGTAGGTGTTTTGTCTTAGACATTGTCTTCATCATGccatattaaataattaaaataacaaaaacaaCTGGATTTGTACCGGATATTGGAGACTGAGATCTGCCATTATCTGGTGGATACAGCTGGTCGCTGGTATTAgtaaatttagtgactatgaaacTACAGTTTTGTTTGACCTCATGTTGAATCCATGATGctagctctttttttttttaaaaagacacTCTAGCCATTTGGATTGCacttatgaattatattttatatttaatatagggTTTGTTTGCTTTTTATTAATGGATTTTAggtttaaatgtttaattatgTAACATGcagtatgtatatatgcatgcTTAAGTTGCATGAAATGTGTAACATAGATAAATGTATGATTAGTATGatgtgaataaattatatattaaggtTTAAGTGTAAAAATATCCCATAtagtcaaaaaaaattatttcagaaaaaatagataaaaagaaGAGAAAGGAACGAGGGAAGCAGAAATTCTGAAGATAGATTTGGGTTTTTCCATCCCCTAAAAAGGTAAGAATTAtggttttgttattttatttccttCATTTTTTTGCTCAGCTATTTTATTTCAAGCATGGTAGAGAAAACCCCAAACTTGTATCCCTTACAGGTGACTTCCCAGCACGTCCAAGTACTCCATTTTTAAGATATAGTCTGAAATAAATTTCGCTTGATTTTGTTGGATAGATTTATAATTTCTGATTTTGCTTTTGCTTTTGGGTTTTATTATGGTGAACAGCCACTGTTGAAGCTTCACCGTCCAGTGCTGGAATTAGTCGATTCATGGGTCAAATTTTTATTAGGAAATGTGAACTTTAATGTGGTACCAGTGCCTTCAGCCAAAACAAATCCAAATGCATCGAACTCAAAATTTTGGTTAAATCATATTCAACCGGCCAACTTGTGGCCTTCAAATATTGCATCTCCAGCCTTCATAGTTTGCATCTTAGACttagggtgagtttggatgggcggtgcgtTTACCTGCGGTTAGTATAAAAACAGCGGTGGCGGTGCGGTGCGAttcgtttagcttactttttgtctcacgttACAGTATCGCTATAGTATCTAATTTCACCGCCACTGCTGTTTTTACACTAATCGTAGATAAacgcaccgcccatccaaactcacctTTATAAGTTGAAGTGTTACATCTGACCTTCATTTTGGTACAAAATACACATTATGGAAGCTCAAAGTAAGCTAGACgaacatgaatttaaaattttagagaagctcaaaattttattattttctagtataatttttttttaccttttagaATTACTTAAATGTATAAAATGCACATGAGTAagtatttacttttattttaatatatagcCTGTAAAAATTTATCTAGTGTCGTTTGTACGCTTTTTTTTTCCTGCTTGATAGTAaatccttttttattttatttttccttcttGCTCTTTGATTCCTTTAATTTTAACTCTTAAGTCTGAGATCTTGTTTCTTCCTTTCCTGGACATCCTTTCTCCAATTTCTTTTTCTTAGGTTTTAGGTTCTTTTTCCTCGTTGAAGAACTCATGAAGCAAGCAAAACACTTTAAGGTGTTGATTGTGAAAGTGATGGGTATGAATTTGGGACTTGGATCACTATTAGAAACCAAGTAAGATTACCAAAACATTTAATTGAAAAAGAAGAAATTGATAAAGAGGATGATGAACTTGTAATTTGAAAATGATCTATGGTTTTTATTCTTGAAAAACTAGTCTGATTACATTCCCACTGGTAATCTATTTTATAGACCTTTATTCAACTGCTCTTAACAACTCAACAACTCTTAGTTGTATTAACAACTTACTAACTAACTAACAGCCTAGCTAACTTGATCCTTTACATTAATCCAGCTTTCCGACGAAGAAGAGATGGAAAACGAGCAAAAAAGGTTACTAATAGTGGTTTGGTGAAAATATCCACAACTTGGTCACAAGCTGGAACCTCACCAACAACAATGGACCCATCCGCGACTTTCTTTCAGACAAAGAATAAGTCCAGCTCAACGTGCTTGAGCTTAGAATGTAACACAGGATTAGCCGCAACAGCGACTGCACCAGAGCTATCACACCAAATATTAAGAGTATAATCGGACTTGAGGTGCAGTTCTTGAAGTAGTGAAAGCAACCAGGTAACCTCACTAATGGCAGTGGCAAGGCTCCTGTATTCTGCCTCAGCCATAGATCGGGAGACCACTTGTTGTTTCTTAGATCCCCAAGAAACGGGAGCAGATCCAAAATAAACAAAATACCTTAAAGTGGACCGGCGATCGTCAAAATCCAACCCCCAGTTTACGTCGGCATATGCACTCAGGGATAACTGACCAGACGGTCGAAAAACAACCCCAAAATCAATGGTACCATATAGATATCAAAGAATTCGTTTCAGAACAGTCATGTGAACATTGGTAGGTTTGTGCATAAATTGACATATCCGGTTCACAGCGTACTCTATATCAGGACGAGTAAGAACAACATACTGAAGCGCACCCATAAGGCTCCTATATTTAGTCTGATCCTCCAAACACTCACTATCGTCTTTGGACATGGCTGATGAGCTAACCATTGGAGTGTTAACACTCTTTGCATTTGCCATAGATGCGCGGTCAAGAATATCACGTATGTATTTTGCTTAACATATATGTAAACTCCTTATGGAAGACCGAACAACTTCGATCTCAAGAAAATAGTGAAGATCACCCATGTCCTTGAGTGAGAACTCATCGTTCAGTAATCGAACAAACCAATCAATGGCAGTAGATAAGCTTCCAGTGACAataatgtcatcaacatataccaGGACATAAAGAGTGGACTCAGGCCGGACTCGAATAAATAATGATGCATCAGACCTTGAAACAACAAACCTAATAGACACAAgaaaacattttaacttttcgaACTAGGTGCGAGAAGCCTGGCGAAGGCTATATAAAGCTTTCTTCAGACGACAAAAAGCTGCTTGCCAGTCAAGTCATATTGGACATACCCCAGAGGCTGTTGTATAAATACTTCAGTGTTAAGTTCACCATTCAAAAAGGCATTATTTATATCTACCTGACGAAAGGGCCACCCTCTGGATACAGCAACGGACAAAATAACACGAATAGTGGCAAGTTGGACAACTGGACTAAAGGTTTCCTTGAAGTCACATTCAGGAACCTGAGAGCACCTTTTGGTTACCAATCTGGCCTTTTGCCTGGCAATAGTACCGTAAGAATTTCCCTTAATCTTGAATAGTCATTTGCACCCAATTACCTTGTGATTTGGTGGTAAAGGAATCAGTTCCCAAGTGGAATTTCCAAATAACAATGTCATACTTTGCTTGGGCAGCAGCTCGCCACTCAGCAGTATAAAATGCTTCCACAATTGTGGATGGTTCCATAGCTTCGACAGACAAAGCTTTAAGTTTGAAAATACCTGCCTTAGCCTGAGTCGCCATTGGATGAGTATTGGTTCCAGTCAGGACGTCGTTCGAATCCCGAGACACCAAAGAAAAACTGTCCATACATCAGACGGACTCAACAGTATCATCAGTCAGAGATCGAAGCTAAGGAACATTACTAGGACCAGCCGGAGATGATACTGACGAAGACGATAGAACCAGGGAGCTGGTAACAAGTGCCACGGAGTGAGAAGGGATCTCCTGAACAAGAGGAACATTGGTGGAGACAGTCACACCAGGATCCAGAATCGGGTTTTTGCAGTGATCTTTAGAAGACAAAAACGTAACCTCATCAAACACAACATGTCTTAAAATAACTATCTTACCATTTGGAAAAAGATATTGATAGCTCTTGTTTTGAGTACTGTAGCCCAGAAAGGTGGAAGGTTGTGACTGAAACTCTAATTTATGTGTCACAAATGGCCGTAAGTATGGATAACAGCAACATCCAAAGACCCTTAAATGATC harbors:
- the LOC108485411 gene encoding GATA transcription factor 21-like, whose translation is MSSSNCYSSLYPFPFDLNEDDQHQHHHLFTFKSQPSSSSSSSTVHHLGAGSCQREPQEFQDQAKIYVSKDGALENSDCGLKLSLWKKEERVESDHHHEDSSTKWMPSKLRILRKMMSSHHTDLSKSSSPKIEDQKLQNQPSPSPDNSCNSSYNNDINNNPSRVCADCNTTKTPLWRSGPRGPKSLCNACGIRQRKARRAMAAAAAATASNGTIVATETTTSMKNKVQNKAKRSSNGCVATLKNKKCKLSSQSQGRNKLCFEDLRIILSKSSAFHGVFPQDEKEAAILLMALSYGLVHG